The DNA region AGGGCGTCCAGCGCGGGCTGCAGCTCCTCCGGGATGCGCACACGGTAGGCCTGCGGAAGGGTCTCGCTCGTCATGCGCCGCTTCTTCTGCAAGCGCGGCACCGCGCGTGGGCAAATGTTTTCCCACGCTTGCGCGAGGTGGGAGCGGGTGCGCCGGTAGGAAGTACCGGCGAGGGTGTCAGGGTGACATGTGGGTGCTCAGTAGCTGGGGCTGTCCAGCTTGCGGCCCACGGGGGAGGGGGGCGCCGCGTCGCCGTTCACCGTGAGGCCGCCGTGCATGAAGCTGCCGGCGCGCTCGAGGAACTCGGCGGGGAAGTTGAGCGCGGGGCGGCTCACCTCGTCGAGCGCCTTCAGCTGCTCGGGGCGCAGCCGGACGTCGAGCGCCGCGAGGTTCTGCTCGAGCTGCTCCTGCGTGCGCGCGCCGATGATGGTGGAGGAGACGCCGGGGCGGCTCTGCACCCACGCGAGCGCCACGTGCGCCGGGGGCACGTCCAGTTCGCCCGCCACCTTCTTGAGCACGTCCAGCACGCGGTAGGTCTGCTCGTTGAGCGCGCTCTCCACCCAGGGGCCGCGGCTCGCCTTCTGGGTGGTGCGGTTCTCGCGCGTGTACTTGCCGCTGAGCACGCCGCTCTTGAGCGGGCTCCACGGCGTCACGCCCAGGCCCAGCTCCTGCGCCATGGGGATGAGCTCGCCCTCCACCGTGCGCTGCAGCAGCGAGTACTCGATCTGCAGGCCCACCAGCGGCGTCCAGCCGCGCGTCTGCGCGAGCAGCTGCGCCTGCGCCACCTTCCACGCCGGCGTGTCCGAGAAGCCCACGTAGCGCACCTTGCCCGCGCGCACGAGGTCGTCCAGCGCGCGCAGCGTCTCCTCGATGGGCGTGTGCCGGTCCCACGCGTGCATCCAGTACAGGTCGATGTGGTCCGTCTGCAGCCGGCGCAGCGACTCGTCGCACGCGGCCATCAGGCTCTTGCGGCCCGCGCCGCCGCCGTTGGGGTCACCGGGGAAGAGGTTGCCGTAGAACTTGGTCGCGAGGACCACGCGCTCGCGGCGGCTCGGGTAGCGGCCCAGGTGGTCGCCGATGATCTTCTCCGAGTGGCCGAAGGTGTAGACGTTCGCGGTGTCGATGAAGTTGCCGCCGCGCTCGAGGTAGCGGTCGATGATCCGCACCGAGTCGGCGACGCTGCTGCCCCAGCCCAGGTCCTCGCCGAAGGTCATCGCGCCGAGGCAGAAGGGACTCACCCGCAGGCCCGAGCGGCCGAGGGTGACGTAGTCGTTGAGCGGCATGGAGGGGCTCCGGGTGTGAGGGGTGCAGCGGGGTGTAAGGGCCCCACGCCCCGCGCGCACCTCGCACTGCGGTGCAGGCGC from Aggregicoccus sp. 17bor-14 includes:
- a CDS encoding aldo/keto reductase, coding for MPLNDYVTLGRSGLRVSPFCLGAMTFGEDLGWGSSVADSVRIIDRYLERGGNFIDTANVYTFGHSEKIIGDHLGRYPSRRERVVLATKFYGNLFPGDPNGGGAGRKSLMAACDESLRRLQTDHIDLYWMHAWDRHTPIEETLRALDDLVRAGKVRYVGFSDTPAWKVAQAQLLAQTRGWTPLVGLQIEYSLLQRTVEGELIPMAQELGLGVTPWSPLKSGVLSGKYTRENRTTQKASRGPWVESALNEQTYRVLDVLKKVAGELDVPPAHVALAWVQSRPGVSSTIIGARTQEQLEQNLAALDVRLRPEQLKALDEVSRPALNFPAEFLERAGSFMHGGLTVNGDAAPPSPVGRKLDSPSY